The Montipora capricornis isolate CH-2021 chromosome 6, ASM3666992v2, whole genome shotgun sequence genome has a window encoding:
- the LOC138050722 gene encoding prolactin-releasing peptide receptor-like, which translates to MDLKINDTNNTNSRNFSRLNSQENPDHLIRVIWLSTVLIFGILGNFLLLAVLFRRGRISHVANLFNLNLAVADLIRIFVFIPTYLVYSSYDEWPHGLGLAGCRSVYIVVESTMTVSIHTLFFMSMERHKAVVHPLKKLMTIRQATYLIVLSWCLGGLANSLNTWSLVTVVQEKDGDRQLCGPLLERSLVSLALSIGIFVAFVWLPSTVFAVAYIKIIIKLRRDAIINPADVSQSSQKRYRRNLRAARILLIEMLFFLACLSPYFQASITSTANGNNVLNPLEWNGTIVLCMMISYSLINPFCHILLNSDFRKEVKKIYDQCRCFVARESGQ; encoded by the exons ATGGATTTAAAGATAAACGACACCAACAACACGAACAGCAGAAACTTCTCCCGGTTAAATTCTCAGGAAAACCCAGACCATTTGATAAGAGTAATATGGCTTTCCACAGTCCtcatttttggaattttgggaAATTTTCTGCTACTCGCAGTTCTTTTTAGGAGAGGTAGAATCTCTCATGTGGCCAATTTATTCAACCTTAATCTAGCCGTTGCTGATTTAATCCGGATATTTGTGTTCATACCGACTTATCTGGTTTATTCTTCATACGATGAGTGGCCACACGGGCTGGGTTTAGCCGGCTGTAGAAGCGTCTATATTGTTGTTGAGTCCACCATGACAGTTTCTATCCACACGCTTTTCTTTATGAGCATGGAGAGACACAAGGCTGTGGTTCATCCCCTAAAGAAACTG ATGACTATCCGTCAAGCGACGTACTTAATAGTTCTATCGTGGTGTCTGGGAGGCCTCGCCAACAGCTTGAATACATGGTCACTTGTCACTGTTGTCCAAGAGAAAGACGGCGACCGGCAATTATGCGGTCCCCTCTTGGAGAGGTCCTTGGTATCACTTGCTCTTTCAATTGGCATTTTCGTAGCTTTTGTGTGGCTTCCGAGTACAGTATTTGCAGTTGCATACATAAAGATCATAATCAAACTCCGAAGAGATGCGATCATCAACCCTGCAGATGTTTCACAGAGCTCGCAAAAGCGTTATCGCAGGAACCTACGAGCTGCACGAATTCTTTTAATAGagatgctgttttttttagCTTGTCTTTCCCCATATTTTCAGGCCAGCATCACATCGACAGCCAATGGCAACAATGTTCTTAACCCACTCGAGTGGAATGGCACGATTGTCTTATGCATGATGATATCATACTCCTTGATAAATCCATTCTGTCACATTCTCTTAAACAGTGATTTCCGGAAGGAAGTCAAGAAAATATATGACCAATGCAGGTGCTTTGTGGCTCGGGAATCAGGGCAATGA